A genomic region of Octopus sinensis linkage group LG2, ASM634580v1, whole genome shotgun sequence contains the following coding sequences:
- the LOC115225454 gene encoding uncharacterized protein LOC115225454 encodes MAASGLPSFTGDAGLWLAQVESHFSTHAVPPQQQLHLLYSSLPSRFATSVRDLIMSPHPDATYASVKAEILRRNTRSEESQFNELMAAEQLGDRTPSQFLRHLRELSGNAADAPLLRKIFFSRLPAHVQTMLATALESVSVDQIATMADKILEFSRPSPSQGLYACTEPPPTPSPTKNSLAKKIDALTQRINDLCRAIGRRPRSRSRSGSVSRSRSDSVSRFGWCWYHSKYAEKAERCTQPCTFQPSGN; translated from the coding sequence ATGGCTGCATCAGGTTTGCCTTCATTCACAGGGGATGCGGGACTGTGGCTTGCCCAGGTGGAGTCGCATTTTTCCACACATGCCGTTCCTCCACAGCAGCAGTTGCATCTGCTATACTCGAGTTTGCCTTCCCGATTCGCCACATCGGTCAGGGATCTCATAATGAGTCCCCACCCTGACGCCACATACGCGTCAGTAAAAGCCGAAATCCTCCGCCGCAACACACGGTCGGAGGAGAGTCAATTCAATGAGCTGATGGCCGCCGAACAGTTGGGGGACAGGACTCCATCCCAGTTCCTGCGCCACCTAAGGGAGCTAAGCGGCAATGCAGCAGACGCGCCACTCTTACGGAAGATATTCTTCTCCAGGTTGCCTGCCCACGTGCAGACAATGTTGGCCACGGCACTGGAGTCTGTGTCAGTAGACCAGATTGCCACAATGGCCGACAAAATATTAGAATTTTCGCGACCATCTCCATCGCAGGGCCTGTACGCATGTACAGAGCCCCCTCCGACACCTTCTCCGACGAAAAATTCATTAGCCAAGAAGATCGATGCGCTTACACAGCGAATCAATGATCTGTGCCGTGCGATCGGGCGCCGACCTCGCAGTCGTAGTCGCAGTGGCTCTGTTTCCCGTAGTCGGAGTGACTCTGTTTCTCGTTTtggctggtgctggtaccattcaAAGTATGCCGAAAAGGCAGAAcggtgtacccagccgtgcactttcCAGCCCTCGGGAAACTAA